The genomic window GTAAGATCACTAGCAAATAAATAATAGAAACAACTCTTTTCATCAGGTTTACCATTCATCATGTAAAAGCTGATACCTTTGTTACAAATGATAATCAAAAACGCTATCGGCTTGTAACTCGTTTATACTGACTTTTTATTCGGTAAAAATACCTTTATCACGTAAAAAATGCGCATCGCCTTTGCGCCGTGTAAAGCCACTTTTATCAAAAAACTCAAGAAGTTGAACGGCTAATTTACGCCCAACACCTAATTCATTACGAAAATCAGCGACACAAATTTCACCTTTTTCTGCACAATAATGCTGAATTAATCCGGCAAATTGTTTTATTTGCTCACTGCTATAATAGCGATCACGAACAATTGCTGTTACGAGTCCCATTTGTGCGGCTTTTTTCATCACACGTCGAAGAATATCTTCTTCATAACCCGTTTTTTTAGCGAGATCCCGAACCCACCAAGCCTCTGTTTGTGGGAATAAAGGAATGACCTGTTGCCAAATTTGTTGCTGATTCTCATCAAAAGCTAAACCATGTTGTGGAGCATGTAGCCAACCACGAGTTTGTTTAATACTGCCTTCATCAATTAGGTCATTAATCAATTTATAGGCTAATGGCTCACTCATTGTGGGCAGTGCCATTCGCTTTAATCGCGCTTTGCTAACGCCAATTTGGTCACTGTGCGTTTCATGAAAATCACACAATATTTGTACTAATCGCTCTTTAGCAACTTTTGCCTTAAACTCGGATAAAACTAAAGTGCCAACACGTACAATCTCAACTTGCGAAAGTAGCGTATCAATAGCTTCTAATGTTAACTGGCTAGCCCAACCGTAACTATTCAGATCCAGTTCACCTTGTGGCAATAATAATTTTAGATGTGTTAATTCATCAGTCGCATTACATAAGCGACATAGCCATTCTAAAAATTCGGGTAGCCTTTTACCCCGGCGCGGAGAAGTTAAACGAATCACTTTTGCAGATGCGAGTGTTTCTTTTGCACCAATATCGCGAATAATCAGTCTATCGTTATCAACTAGCCACAATGGCGTATCAAGAATAAGCTCAGCTAATAATGGTGTCTCACCAATATCTGTTAATAAAGATACTCGCCCTGTAATATGGCTTGCTCCATGGTATAAATGTACAGGTTGCCAATGCTTGATGACTGAATCACATGTTAACTCAACAATCACTCTTGTTGCTGCCATAAATGGCTGCTGAGATAACAACCAATCCCCACGGGTAATCCCTTCTTTACTGATATCTCCCACGAGATTTAAAGCAACGCGATCTCCTGCTAAAGCATATTCTGCCGGTTGGTTTTGTCGATGGATCCCTCTAACTCTGACTGGTGTATTCGAGCCAGTAAGCCACAGCTCGCTACCAACAGAGATTTGTCCCGCCAATGCGGTTCCTGTGACAACAATTCCTGCACCTTTAACATGAAATACGCGGTCGATTGCTAATCGAAAACGCTGCTGTGTATTTTGATGAACGGATGATTGTTGGTGTAACTGCTGTAAACAGGTGCGTAACAGCTCAATACCTTGATTATCAATAACTGAGGTGACAAACAGGGGAACATCCTGCCAACCTTGTCGGCTTAATTCATCAATAACGTGTTCTGTCACCCGAGCAATTTGCTCATCATCAACGCGATCAGCCTTAGTCAAGATTGCGGTAATATTTTGGCATCCAGCCAAACGTAAAATGGCTAAATGCTCACGTGTTTGCGCCATCACACCATCATCACATGCAATAACCAATAAAGCATGATTAACACCACCAACCCCAGCCAACATGTTACCTAAAAACTTTTCATGTCCAGGAACATCAATGAAACCAATTGAACTACCATCAGCTTGAGGCCAATAAGCA from Providencia sneebia DSM 19967 includes these protein-coding regions:
- the selB gene encoding selenocysteine-specific translation elongation factor; translation: MIFATAGHVDHGKTSLIQAVTGVNTAHLPEEKKRGMTIDLGYAYWPQADGSSIGFIDVPGHEKFLGNMLAGVGGVNHALLVIACDDGVMAQTREHLAILRLAGCQNITAILTKADRVDDEQIARVTEHVIDELSRQGWQDVPLFVTSVIDNQGIELLRTCLQQLHQQSSVHQNTQQRFRLAIDRVFHVKGAGIVVTGTALAGQISVGSELWLTGSNTPVRVRGIHRQNQPAEYALAGDRVALNLVGDISKEGITRGDWLLSQQPFMAATRVIVELTCDSVIKHWQPVHLYHGASHITGRVSLLTDIGETPLLAELILDTPLWLVDNDRLIIRDIGAKETLASAKVIRLTSPRRGKRLPEFLEWLCRLCNATDELTHLKLLLPQGELDLNSYGWASQLTLEAIDTLLSQVEIVRVGTLVLSEFKAKVAKERLVQILCDFHETHSDQIGVSKARLKRMALPTMSEPLAYKLINDLIDEGSIKQTRGWLHAPQHGLAFDENQQQIWQQVIPLFPQTEAWWVRDLAKKTGYEEDILRRVMKKAAQMGLVTAIVRDRYYSSEQIKQFAGLIQHYCAEKGEICVADFRNELGVGRKLAVQLLEFFDKSGFTRRKGDAHFLRDKGIFTE